One window of the Candidatus Jettenia sp. genome contains the following:
- a CDS encoding peptidylprolyl isomerase produces the protein MFKRVTIFMIFLSVFALSFYGCGKSEFNNPQLSGETTEQDFAKIHKNVDFDKKDKEKMHDAGMSMEGGGHGMSAHGKKEKVDPNKVIATVNNEKILRKELDTILNRFRNHVNPIALASMEQQITEQLVTQNLLRQFVTENKLTVKEEIVDKEINKMRDNIKNNPSTKDKTLEQFLEFQGSNIDELKTAIRMSAAIESYVSKNINDKKMEDYFMKNLSNFNGESVTASHILVDTKEMKTQEELDKARAKIDSIKKELDEGADFAELAKKYSDCPTGKTGGGLGSFPKQGAMVESFANAAFATEVGKISDPVKTEFGYHLIKVTAHTSPKDISFSEVKDKVREEVTAVEMNALVKDLREKAKIEITLP, from the coding sequence ATGTTTAAAAGAGTTACTATTTTTATGATTTTCTTAAGTGTATTTGCTTTATCCTTTTATGGTTGTGGAAAAAGCGAATTCAATAATCCACAATTAAGTGGTGAAACAACTGAACAAGATTTCGCGAAAATACACAAAAATGTCGACTTTGATAAAAAAGATAAAGAAAAAATGCATGATGCAGGGATGTCTATGGAGGGCGGTGGACATGGTATGAGCGCTCATGGCAAAAAGGAAAAGGTTGATCCTAATAAGGTAATCGCCACGGTTAACAATGAAAAAATTCTCCGCAAGGAGTTGGATACAATCCTGAACCGCTTCAGAAACCATGTAAATCCCATTGCATTAGCTTCTATGGAGCAACAAATCACAGAACAACTTGTTACACAAAATTTGTTACGGCAATTTGTTACAGAAAATAAGCTAACTGTTAAGGAAGAGATTGTAGATAAAGAAATTAACAAAATGCGGGATAATATCAAAAATAATCCGTCTACAAAAGATAAGACATTAGAACAGTTTTTGGAATTCCAAGGCAGTAATATAGATGAATTAAAAACTGCGATTCGTATGTCAGCCGCTATTGAAAGCTATGTATCCAAAAATATCAATGACAAAAAGATGGAAGACTATTTCATGAAAAATCTTAGCAATTTTAATGGTGAATCCGTTACGGCCAGCCATATACTAGTTGATACAAAAGAGATGAAGACTCAAGAGGAATTGGATAAGGCAAGGGCAAAAATTGACTCCATTAAAAAAGAGCTCGATGAAGGGGCTGATTTTGCCGAATTGGCTAAAAAATATTCTGATTGTCCAACCGGAAAAACTGGTGGCGGATTAGGTTCCTTCCCCAAACAAGGCGCTATGGTTGAATCCTTTGCTAATGCGGCTTTTGCTACAGAAGTAGGTAAAATCAGCGATCCGGTAAAGACAGAATTTGGATATCACCTGATCAAAGTTACAGCTCACACCTCTCCAAAAGACATAAGTTTTAGCGAGGTAAAAGATAAAGTACGAGAAGAAGTAACTGCTGTTGAAATGAATGCTCTTGTTAAGGATTTGCGGGAAAAGGCAAAGATCGAAATTACTTTACCATAA
- a CDS encoding EAL domain-containing protein codes for MRKLLRVLIIEDSLDDTELLLRELRCGGYDPVYERVETASGMKILLEQQEWDVVLSDHSMPLFSGIGALTQLQLSGLDLPFIIVSGTIGEEIAVAAMRAGAHDYLMKDNLARLVPAIERELKEAGERRKRKEAEEALRKSEASLANAQRIAHLGNWQWDIRENKTYWSDEMYRIFGFAPQTIDGICEAYLNSVHPDDRVLVKQSLDEALSRGKPYRIEHRIVLPGGFVRIVYGQAEVILDDTGTVVQMNGIVQDVTERKHMEELCKLSNAIEQISNSIIVTDTEGKIEYVNANFMKLTGYTNEEIMGKTPSVLKSGKTPYENYEQLWNTITSGNKWQGEFINKKKNGELYWELASISPVKNSDGVITNFIAIKEDITDRKKVERHLCLQYATTRVLVESITIDEVIPKIIQAVCESLGWDLGIFWTIDQKTNVLRCIEIWHRPFVEVPGFKAFSRQIAFSFGVGLPGKIWASSKPIWISDIARDTSFLRAALAAKENLHGAFGFPVFTRNEILGVLEFFSHEVQQPDEDLLTMMMSIGGQIGKFIEQKQADEALRRRIDFEKTVASISTRFVALSDFNNAISVSLADIGLLSEADRVYLFQFRDNGGIMDNTHEWCAKEITSKIQNLQNLPTSKFPWLMEKLHTGDVIHIPDVSKMSPEAVAEKEVLEKHAIKSLLALPVYAEKRLVGFIGFDNALTTGSRYEEDLALLRITAEIIGNAIARRQSESLINHMAYHDALTNLPNRILLQDRLEVAIMQAKRNEHMVAVMLLDLDRFKTINDTLGHHMGDLLLKAVAERLTRCMRESNTIVRMGGDEFIVVVPDLAHAKNAAIVAQKILDVLYQPFQIEGYEIHTTTSIGVSIYPVDADDVSMLIKKADTAMYHAKEQGRNTFEFYMESMNSNNFERMMLENSLRKALERGELSIYYQPQVDMDTEQIIGVEALVRWKHPDLGMIYPSKFIPIAEETGFIIPIGEWVLTTACIQAKAWHDAGFPTLRVSVNLSARQIKQQNLVGMVAGVLKETGLDPKYLELEITEGIVMHNIESSLKVLCELKELGIRLSIDDFGIGYSSLSYLRRFSIDTIKIDQSFVRDITTNQDDAAIVTAIIAIAESLKLKVIAEGVENKEQLAFLHQICCNEIQGYIYSHPLSAVDMGKLLLKKYKGE; via the coding sequence ATGAGGAAACTACTCCGTGTATTGATCATCGAAGACTCACTGGATGATACAGAACTCCTTCTCCGTGAATTGAGATGTGGTGGCTATGATCCGGTTTACGAGCGGGTCGAGACGGCCTCAGGCATGAAGATACTGCTTGAACAACAGGAATGGGATGTTGTCCTTTCTGATCACTCCATGCCGCTCTTTAGCGGGATTGGTGCGCTCACGCAGTTACAGCTCAGTGGGCTTGATCTGCCATTTATCATTGTATCGGGTACTATTGGAGAGGAGATAGCAGTAGCAGCCATGAGAGCAGGGGCTCATGATTACCTCATGAAGGATAACCTGGCGAGGCTTGTTCCTGCTATTGAACGGGAACTGAAAGAAGCAGGGGAACGAAGAAAGCGTAAAGAGGCAGAAGAGGCACTTCGGAAAAGCGAGGCCAGTCTTGCCAATGCACAACGAATCGCCCATCTGGGGAATTGGCAATGGGATATTAGGGAGAATAAAACGTATTGGTCAGACGAGATGTATCGCATCTTTGGTTTTGCTCCACAGACAATTGACGGGATCTGTGAGGCGTATCTCAATTCTGTTCATCCTGATGACAGAGTATTGGTAAAACAATCTCTCGATGAGGCATTATCCAGGGGAAAGCCTTACCGTATTGAGCATCGCATTGTTCTTCCAGGAGGTTTTGTACGCATTGTCTATGGCCAGGCAGAAGTTATCCTTGATGATACGGGCACGGTGGTCCAGATGAATGGAATAGTCCAGGATGTTACCGAACGTAAGCATATGGAGGAGCTTTGCAAGTTATCAAACGCTATTGAACAAATTTCAAATTCGATTATTGTTACTGATACTGAGGGAAAAATCGAATATGTCAATGCCAATTTCATGAAATTGACAGGGTACACGAATGAAGAAATCATGGGAAAAACCCCCAGCGTTTTGAAATCCGGTAAAACTCCATATGAAAACTATGAACAATTATGGAATACAATCACTTCTGGTAACAAATGGCAGGGAGAATTTATTAATAAGAAGAAAAATGGTGAACTCTATTGGGAACTGGCATCTATTTCTCCGGTAAAAAATTCTGACGGTGTTATTACAAACTTCATTGCGATTAAGGAAGATATTACTGATCGTAAAAAAGTTGAACGACATTTGTGCTTACAATACGCTACAACTCGTGTATTGGTAGAGTCAATCACTATTGATGAAGTTATTCCCAAAATCATTCAGGCTGTGTGTGAAAGTTTGGGATGGGATTTAGGTATTTTCTGGACTATAGATCAGAAAACTAACGTGTTACGTTGTATTGAAATCTGGCATAGACCTTTCGTGGAGGTACCAGGGTTTAAGGCATTTAGCCGGCAGATTGCTTTTTCATTTGGCGTTGGATTGCCGGGAAAAATTTGGGCTTCCAGCAAACCCATATGGATCAGCGATATTGCCCGTGATACAAGCTTTCTTCGGGCTGCGCTTGCTGCTAAAGAAAACTTACATGGGGCTTTTGGTTTTCCTGTTTTTACCAGGAATGAAATATTAGGTGTTCTTGAGTTTTTTAGCCACGAGGTACAACAACCCGACGAAGACCTTCTTACGATGATGATGTCTATCGGTGGGCAGATCGGCAAGTTTATTGAGCAGAAACAGGCAGATGAGGCCCTCAGGCGGAGAATAGATTTTGAAAAAACGGTAGCCAGCATCTCTACAAGATTTGTTGCTCTTTCGGACTTCAATAATGCTATTTCCGTTTCGTTGGCTGATATAGGTCTATTGAGTGAAGCGGATAGAGTTTACTTATTTCAGTTCCGTGACAATGGTGGTATTATGGACAATACCCATGAGTGGTGTGCTAAGGAGATTACCTCCAAAATACAAAATCTTCAGAATCTTCCTACTTCAAAATTTCCCTGGTTAATGGAAAAGTTACATACTGGCGATGTAATTCATATCCCTGATGTTTCCAAAATGTCTCCAGAGGCTGTTGCTGAAAAGGAGGTATTAGAGAAACATGCTATCAAATCGTTGTTGGCGCTACCGGTATATGCTGAAAAGAGATTAGTTGGATTTATAGGTTTCGATAATGCCCTGACTACTGGTTCGCGGTATGAGGAAGATTTAGCCTTGCTTCGTATTACGGCGGAGATTATAGGGAACGCAATTGCGCGAAGGCAATCGGAATCTCTTATTAATCATATGGCCTACCATGATGCCCTTACCAATTTGCCTAACCGCATTTTGCTACAAGACCGTCTGGAAGTAGCTATTATGCAGGCAAAACGGAATGAGCATATGGTTGCCGTTATGCTTCTTGATCTGGATCGCTTTAAAACCATCAATGATACTCTGGGACATCACATGGGCGATTTACTGTTGAAGGCTGTTGCGGAGCGCCTGACACGATGTATGCGTGAGAGCAATACCATTGTCCGTATGGGTGGTGATGAATTTATTGTTGTCGTTCCTGATCTTGCTCACGCAAAGAATGCTGCTATTGTTGCGCAGAAGATCCTTGATGTATTATACCAACCTTTCCAGATTGAAGGCTACGAGATTCACACCACTACGAGCATAGGAGTAAGTATCTATCCTGTTGATGCCGATGATGTTAGTATGCTGATCAAAAAGGCCGATACTGCGATGTATCATGCGAAAGAGCAGGGCAGAAACACCTTCGAGTTCTACATGGAAAGCATGAATAGTAATAACTTTGAGAGAATGATGCTGGAAAACTCCTTACGAAAAGCGCTGGAAAGGGGAGAACTCTCGATATATTACCAGCCGCAGGTAGATATGGATACAGAGCAAATTATTGGTGTAGAGGCCCTTGTACGTTGGAAGCATCCTGACCTTGGTATGATCTATCCATCTAAGTTTATTCCCATTGCAGAAGAGACAGGTTTTATTATACCTATTGGTGAATGGGTTCTGACTACAGCTTGTATTCAAGCCAAAGCGTGGCATGATGCAGGTTTTCCTACACTCCGTGTCTCGGTAAACCTCTCGGCACGTCAAATAAAGCAACAAAATCTTGTAGGCATGGTTGCAGGCGTGCTAAAAGAAACTGGTCTTGATCCAAAATATTTAGAGCTGGAGATTACCGAGGGTATTGTCATGCACAATATAGAATCAAGCCTCAAAGTGCTCTGTGAACTAAAGGAACTTGGAATACGACTTTCCATTGATGACTTTGGCATTGGGTATTCCTCTCTCAGTTACTTAAGACGATTTTCCATAGATACGATTAAGATTGATCAATCATTTGTGCGGGATATTACTACGAACCAGGATGATGCAGCAATTGTTACCGCTATTATTGCTATAGCAGAAAGTCTTAAATTAAAGGTGATTGCTGAGGGCGTTGAAAACAAAGAGCAATTAGCTTTTTTGCACCAGATCTGTTGTAACGAAATACAAGGATACATTTACAGTCATCCTCTGTCTGCTGTTGATATGGGAAAACTGTTGTTAAAAAAGTACAAAGGTGAATAG
- a CDS encoding helix-turn-helix transcriptional regulator, which yields MEKRNIVGSNIRRFRLDAGITQEELALISGLSQGYINQLENGRRNYTQKSLELIAHAMSIPLIEFFKEKEEESKQVSFVAEKDDNYQKKSPNKREFFQLLSDLPEHIIDHYFTLLKLERELVIKNKKNAL from the coding sequence ATGGAAAAAAGGAATATCGTAGGAAGCAATATAAGGAGATTTAGATTAGATGCTGGAATTACCCAGGAAGAACTTGCCCTGATAAGCGGTCTATCTCAGGGTTATATAAACCAATTAGAAAATGGCAGGAGAAATTATACGCAAAAATCGCTCGAACTCATCGCACATGCCATGTCAATACCATTGATAGAGTTCTTTAAAGAAAAAGAAGAAGAGAGCAAACAGGTTTCTTTTGTTGCAGAAAAAGACGATAATTACCAAAAGAAAAGCCCTAATAAGAGAGAATTTTTCCAACTTTTAAGTGATTTACCGGAACACATTATTGATCACTACTTCACTCTTCTAAAATTAGAACGTGAATTAGTAATCAAGAATAAAAAAAATGCATTGTAG
- a CDS encoding cytochrome c biogenesis protein produces MEIAHSLNQVSILIYWICFGAYSIYWVFGFTRWKLRFFILLGIVILHIVTIILRGISIEYFPLTNKFESFNAFAAAAFIVLLIYAKAESPIYRMSLFGVGYGFYVAAMLFPKGLSYAPPLMLTIWYILHVPLSFFCYALWVSAMAAAVARYFVSGEKKLYDQIIDSGFQYGLITFSISMIFGGLWGYVAWGSYFLWDAKVVWSVIIWFFYATCLHLDYWPEAKWLKPPMAIAGFIILLMTYVGTSFLIGSSHSFQ; encoded by the coding sequence ATGGAAATAGCCCATTCTCTTAACCAGGTCTCCATACTTATCTATTGGATTTGCTTCGGCGCCTACTCAATTTATTGGGTTTTTGGATTCACACGATGGAAATTACGATTCTTTATTCTATTAGGAATTGTTATTCTCCATATCGTAACCATCATACTTCGTGGTATATCGATAGAATATTTCCCTTTAACCAATAAGTTTGAATCCTTTAATGCCTTTGCCGCTGCTGCATTTATTGTTCTGCTCATCTATGCAAAAGCAGAAAGCCCTATCTATCGTATGTCATTGTTTGGAGTTGGATATGGCTTTTATGTGGCAGCCATGCTCTTCCCAAAAGGGCTGAGTTACGCTCCCCCTCTGATGCTTACTATCTGGTATATATTACACGTTCCCTTATCCTTTTTCTGTTATGCCTTATGGGTCAGCGCTATGGCTGCAGCCGTTGCGCGGTATTTCGTGTCAGGCGAAAAAAAACTGTACGATCAAATCATCGACTCGGGTTTTCAATATGGTCTTATTACCTTTTCAATCTCTATGATATTTGGGGGATTATGGGGATATGTCGCATGGGGATCGTATTTCCTTTGGGATGCTAAGGTCGTCTGGTCTGTAATAATCTGGTTTTTTTATGCTACCTGTCTTCATCTTGATTACTGGCCAGAGGCAAAATGGCTTAAGCCGCCTATGGCCATTGCGGGATTTATCATACTCTTAATGACCTATGTAGGTACAAGCTTTCTCATTGGCAGTTCTCATAGTTTTCAATAA